The proteins below come from a single Gossypium raimondii isolate GPD5lz chromosome 2, ASM2569854v1, whole genome shotgun sequence genomic window:
- the LOC105789015 gene encoding ethylene-overproduction protein 1, translating into MRGLKLIESFKGTQVHALNPPDTTVVNSTGSSSTSSKLGNHRVKFIGSKLKSNKARSGSGAKTLLPFGLPRTDLLEPPIEPHLKSIQLVETLSNLYRRFETCSESEKSLVCIEQYSVLSCLGDPKLLRRCLRAARQHAFDLPSKVVLSAWLRYERREDELDGVSPMDCSRFVLECPKAALVSGYDPNSIYDHCKCYQERSEFTQVSKGDEFLALEEDSDICFRVGNEDINCIRFKIAALSTPFKAMLYGSFTESKSYRIDFSQNDISVEGMRGVDLYSRTRRVDSLSPEIVLELLSFANRFCCEDMKSACDIHLASLVSCIEDALDLIEYGLEERANALIASCLQVLLRELPSSLYNPKVMKIFCSFEARERLASARHASFLLYYFLSQVAMGDSMVSNATVMLLERLGECATEKWQKALALHQLGCVLLERKEYVSAQCCFEAASEAGHVYSLAGMARCRYKQGQQYSAYRLTSSLISEYKAVGWMYQERSLYNVGKDKIADLETATELDPTLPFPYKYRAVSKAEEKQTRAAISEIDRIIGFKLVPDCLELRAWFLMAIEDYGSALRDIRAVLTLDPSYKMFNEQVRGDILIEFLNYKVQLGSQADCWMQLYDRWSSVDDIGSLAVIHQMLVNDPGNSLLRFRQSLLLLRLNCQKAAMRCLRLARNHSSSEHEKLVYEGWILYDIGHREEALARAEKSISIQRSFEAFFLKSYTLADSSLDPESSSYVIQLLQEALRCPSDGLRKGQALNNLGTIYVDCGKLDQAATCYMNALEIKHTRAHQGLARVYFLRNQRKAAYNEMSKLIEKAHNNASAYEKRSEYCDRETAKNDLNMATKLDPLRTYPYRFRAAVLMDDQKETEAVEELSKAIAFKPDLQMLHLRAAFYESMGDMKSALCDCEAALCLEPNHMDTLDLYNRARDRAINPQEM; encoded by the exons atgCGTGGTCTTAAGCTAATAGAGAGTTTCAAAGGCACTCAAGTTCATGCCTTGAATCCACCAGATACCACTGTTGTTAACTCTACTGGTTCTTCTTCCACATCCAGTAAGCTCGGTAACCATAGGGTTAAATTTATAGGGTCAAAACTGAAATCCAATAAGGCCCGCTCTGGTTCAGGAGCTAAAACATTGCTTCCTTTCGGACTCCCTAGGACTGACCTTCTTGAACCACCGATAGAACCTCACTTGAAATCCATCCAGTTGGTAGAAACCTTATCCAACCTATATCGCCGGTTCGAGACTTGTTCAGAGTCGGAGAAATCGTTGGTATGCATCGAGCAGTACTCGGTTTTGAGTTGCCTTGGTGATCCCAAGTTACTTAGGAGGTGCCTCCGTGCTGCGAGGCAACATGCCTTTGATTTGCCCTCCAAGGTAGTTTTGTCGGCTTGGTTAAGGTATGAGAGGAGAGAAGATGAGCTTGATGGTGTATCGCCGATGGATTGTAGTAGGTTCGTTCTTGAATGTCCTAAGGCTGCCCTCGTATCTGGGTACGATCCAAATTCTATTTATGACCACTGCAAGTGTTATCAAGAGCGTAGTGAGTTCACACAAGTCTCTAAGGGGGATGAGTTTTTGGCATTGGAAGAAGATAGTGATATCTGTTTTCGTGTTGGCAATGAGGATATTAATTGTATTCGATTTAAGATTGCTGCGCTTTCAACCCCATTTAAGGCTATGCTATACGGGAGTTTCACGGAGTCGAAAAGTTATAGAATTGATTTTTCGCAAAATGATATCTCTGTGGAGGGAATGAGAGGTGTGGATTTGTACAGTAGGACTAGGAGGGTGGACTCGTTGTCTCCCGAGATTGTTCTGGAGCTATTGTCTTTTGCAAATAGGTTCTGTTGTGAGGATATGAAGTCTGCTTGTGATATTCACTTAGCTTCTTTGGTCAGTTGCATAGAGGATGCTTTGGATCTTATCGAATACGGGTTAGAGGAAAGGGCGAATGCTCTAATAGCTTCTTGTTTGCAAGTGTTGCTAAGGGAGCTCCCAAGTTCTCTTTACAACCCCAAAGTGATGAAAATATTTTGTAGCTTTGAGGCCAGGGAGAGATTGGCTTCAGCCAGGCATGCTTCTTTCCTCTTGTATTATTTCCTAAGCCAGGTGGCTATGGGAGACAGTATGGTGTCGAATGCAACAGTGATGTTGTTAGAAAGGCTGGGAGAATGTGCCACGGAAAAGTGGCAGAAGGCTCTAGCTTTGCATCAACTGGGTTGTGTGTTGCTGGAGAGGAAAGAGTACGTAAGTGCTCAATGTTGCTTCGAAGCAGCTAGTGAGGCGGGTCATGTTTATTCATTAGCTGGTATGGCAAGATGCAGGTACAAACAAGGGCAACAGTATTCAGCCTATCGGTTGACAAGCTCTCTTATCTCTGAGTATAAAGCTGTTGGGTGGATGTATCAGGAACGGTCTTTGTATAACGTTGGGAAGGATAAGATTGCCGATTTGGAAACTGCAACTGAGTTGGATCCCACCTTGCCATTCCCATATAAATATAGAGCAGTCTCAAAGGCCGAGGAGAAGCAAACCAGGGCTGCTATTTCGGAGATTGACAGAATCATCGGTTTCAAGCTTGTTCCGGACTGCCTGGAATTGAGAGCCTGGTTCTTAATGGCGATTGAGGATTATGGAAGTGCTTTGAGAGATATTAGAGCAGTGTTAACTTTGGATCCAAGTTACAAGATGTTCAATGAGCAAGTAAGAGGGGATATTTTGATTGAGTTCCTTAACTATAAGGTTCAGCTAGGAAGTCAAGCTGACTGCTGGATGCAACTTTATGATCGATGGTCTTCCGTAGATGATATTGGTTCTCTAGCTGTCATTCACCAGATGCTGGTTAATGATCCCGGAAATAGCCTCCTTAGGTTTCGGCAATCTCTGTTACTTTTGAG GCTAAATTGTCAGAAGGCTGCTATGCGATGTTTGCGGTTAGCCCGTAACCATTCTAGTTCTGAGCACGAAAAGTTAGTTTACGAGGGATGGATTTTATACGACATTGGCCATCGTGAAGAAGCTCTTGCTAGAGCTGAGAAGTCCATTTCGATTCAGAGGTCATTCGAAGCCTTTTTCCTGAAATCATACACATTAGCAGACTCCAGTTTGGATCCCGAGTCTTCTTCTTATGTAATTCAGCTTCTGCAGGAAGCCCTTCGATGCCCTTCAGACGGTCTTCGGAAAGGACAA GCACTCAACAATTTAGGCACAATCTATGTGGATTGTGGTAAACTGGATCAAGCTGCAACCTGCTATATGAATGCCCTTGAAATCAAGCACACAAGAGCTCACCAAGGATTAGCACGCGTATACTTTTTAAGAAATCAGCGGAAAGCTGCATACAACGAGATGTCCAAACTAATAGAGAAGGCACATAATAATGCCTCGGCATATGAAAAGCGATCTGAATATTGCGATCGTGAGACAGCAAAGAATGATCTCAACATGGCAACGAAACTGGATCCACTTAGAACTTATCCATACAGATTCAGGGCTGCTg TGTTAATGGATGACCAAAAGGAAACCGAAGCAGTTGAAGAGCTTTCAAAAGCCATAGCTTTCAAGCCTGACTTGCAAATGCTTCATCTTCGAGCGGCATTTTACGAGTCGATGGGTGATATGAAGTCAGCTCTCTGTGATTGTGAAGCAGCACTCTGCTTGGAACCGAACCATATGGACACGCTCGATCTGTATAATAGAGCACGAGACAGAGCCATCAATCCACAAGAAATGTGA
- the LOC105789016 gene encoding uncharacterized protein At5g39865: MWRPWGSSKKSPVRRIHDTSSPFSCSSFKDILHLCAEDYSPSSSSLPLSSAAKRTANVFHRVRIANSILRAWGETRPESNRKLLDSVSDRSVSVSIPDADKRIVVYYTSLRVVRSTFEDCKAVRSILRGFRVSIDERDLSMDSRFLDELKGILGKSKLSLPRVFIGGRYLGGAEEIKQLHETGELKKLMEGLSAAEPATCGVCGGYRFVLCDECNGSRKIYTEKSGFKICTDCNENGLIRCPSCSYAPL; the protein is encoded by the coding sequence ATGTGGCGGCCGTGGGGTAGCAGCAAAAAATCACCGGTGCGGCGGATTCACGACACGTCATCTCCTTTCTCCTGCTCGTCTTTCAAAGATATCCTACACCTTTGCGCTGAGGATtattctccttcttcttcttctcttcccCTCTCTTCGGCAGCCAAAAGAACCGCCAATGTCTTCCACCGTGTCCGGATCGCCAACTCTATACTCCGCGCCTGGGGCGAAACTCGGCCCGAATCCAACAGGAAGTTACTGGATTCGGTTTCGGATCGATCCGTTTCCGTTTCGATCCCGGACGCCGATAAGCGCATTGTGGTCTACTACACCAGCCTGCGCGTGGTCCGGTCGACCTTCGAGGACTGCAAAGCCGTACGATCGATCCTCCGGGGGTTCCGTGTCTCGATTGACGAGCGAGATCTGTCGATGGACTCGCGGTTCTTGGACGAGTTGAAGGGGATCTTGGGGAAAAGCAAGTTGTCCTTGCCGCGGGTGTTCATCGGAGGAAGGTATTTGGGCGGGGCAGAGGAAATCAAGCAGCTACACGAGACCGGCGAACTCAAGAAGTTAATGGAAGGACTGTCGGCGGCCGAACCCGCTACCTGCGGCGTCTGCGGCGGTTACAGGTTCGTGTTGTGCGACGAGTGTAACGGTAGCCGTAAAATTTACACTGAAAAATCTGGGTTCAAGATTTGTACGGACTGTAACGAAAATGGTCTCATCAGGTGCCCTTCTTGCTCTTATGCTCCcctctaa